The genomic interval TGCTAGCTACCTActttttcacatatattaatttACCATAAGAAAATTTGTTATTAACTATGACTAATGTAGTAgttaatttttaactaatctctagtaaaaaaaattagctATAAATTAGATACATAATTAGTAGTAGCATAATTAAGTgacaaattattttgaaattttgtctcaactatttatatggtttattttagtatataatttgattttgtctAATATGGACCTCTAAAGAATAGTCTAAGGGTCGATATCTTTactattttagtaaaaaaataagtttataatagtaaaaaaatgatgaacaaatataatattttattaaaatttattgaaattaggAAAGTCCATCTTTGGATAGGTTGATATTAGACAACACTATATAATTTATGGTTATACTCATATAAACCCTCAAGTCTTGTTTTGTGGTTCAAAGAAATTACATATTCAGTTTATTGtgaaaattagaaaattatagAGGAGATAgctagagagagagagagagagaataataaaataatttggtaTACGaacaaaataagagaaaatgagcaATTTTGTCAATTTCTTTCAAGGGTTGACATCATTTTGCCATGGAATATTCACATGGAACCCACCATCCCATATAAAAAGATAGGAAGGATAAAGGAACAAAAGCTAGCTACCActcacatattttttatttgaataaaatcgatttattaatCTTAGCAAACACTACTAAGAAAAGTTAAATTATGGAGagaaatttaaaaacattaacGTAAAAAATTCTCTAAATTTGTTACTAAATTTaatgacaaataaattaaagataaattttatatattacatcattaattaattttttttcttagtgAAAGAATTATAAATTTCTCCACTTATTAACAATATTATATATAGAGTCATACACATGTAGACAAACTTGAGTTATTATACAttacaaaaaaattcatttattcttttgtttttttctcttaGTTTATAGTAATAGTATGGAGAAATGTAAAGTATATAATCACGGGTCATCAGAAATAGTGTGAAGAAACTCATCATCACATTCACGGGTCAGTGATCACGATTATAGTTTGTGGCTAGACAATCAATGATCACTTGTGACATACTAGTATTTTGTTCATTTATAACAAGTCTTTTAAAAGATAGGATGATTTCTATAGGACATTTTCATTGCAATTGTTCTTCTTACGAATAACGATTCATgtcaatttaatataaaatatatgtatttgttttttaataatattataattataaaagtaaaaataattattaatatttacttCTAAAAAGACAAATTTTATGATCATTTAAACCACAATGCGTATAACAATTTCCCaaaagaaaaaaccaaaattCTTCGCGTTAATTTGGCACCAACCACTACAAGTCAAAAACCAAAGAACAAGTGGCCAATTTTCTGCGACACATCATGTTTTTCTACCCACCTATATTTTGTTACAATTCTACCCACCTTTAAGTTCTTCTATTAGGCAATTtatttaggaaaaaaataaagacagTTTGTAGGTTTTAATTTGAAGAAATTTGATTAAAAGATCTTCAGATGGACCAAAATGTTTGCGGAATGTGGTTAATGATACAATTAATTATTGAGAATATTATAACAGTAAATTCtgattctttaaattatttgtctGATGAATCTAATTTTACTCAAATTACATCTATCTATTTAATATCACTTCGATTTTTTTTAGTACATacattgaaattcaatttaaatataaaaaatatcaattttttcatttaatcaatgaatttgaaaattatGTACTAATAGTGCAAATTAaatgtttaatatatagttCGTTTTTTTTTACTGAGTAAGAACattaatttagttaaaaaaacattaatttgtagcatgaaaaataaaattaggtgACATGTAAGTGTCTAGTTATACATTTATGAGTCCTACACACATCttgaagtaattaaatatatgttgtaattaattgcaattttttattGGTTAACCCTTTCACAGACAATGATAATATACAAATCTAAGTGTAAGTAAAAtctaactaaatattattttaattattttttagaatctTAAATCTCGCTCGGAACACTTATGTATCTCTTGaactaaataaatatgtttttacttTTACTCTCTCTTCCCATTCCCATTCCCATTCCCTACCCCTCCATTAAAATCCATCACATTCCTTGTCTTTTGTTgaatcaaatacattaattaacaGAAATTCATAAACTATTCCAACCACttgtttatataattaattatatttgaatagTGCTGAATCTCATCCaactagaaaagaaaaaaaaatgtcagtGGGAAAGCTCGATGATTTTTTAGTAAAGCGAAAGCTATAAGTTggaaaaatgaatatttttttaatgcaaaactatattaaatttcattatttgGTATTTAGTTACATGTACCTAACTTTAGAAAACAATTATTGGTGGGTATCAATAACCCTCCCTTTGGTATAACCATATCAAGATAAGATTTTGTCTTTCAGTTCTTCAGAGATATGCTTCCAATATCTCTAGTTTTCTTGGTAAACTCACTCTCATCCTCATGATATTAAATTTCccacatatttaaataatataaggtaaaatttaatttagacAGCCccttcttttattaaaaaaataatttagatatcAAAATCTAACTGCTGagataattcattttattacatttttatcaaatattgaaCTTCCAACAAAAATTAGAtaccaaaaaaatcaaatagttCTAATTTAGCCTTTTTAAgatttaatgacaaaattaGAGAAATTTTGTTTATGTCTGCGTTTTTTGTCGTTAATTCATCTTATTTTCTGTACTAATGTTTTTTTGTTACTCAATATTCTAGTAATGTTGTATATACATCAATATGCAAAATTTTATTGATGACATTAACTTTGAAGAAGAGAGTTTTATGAATCATTTTAACGTAATGGTTAAGCAACAACAATTGGCACCACTAAATTAACATGGTTCTTGAATTCAGGTCCAAAAAACAAAGCATCATTAAATGTGGTACACAAACATGGGCCATGTTCTCAACTGAATAATGGAAAAACAAAGATTCTTCCAACACACAATGATATTCTCAATATTGACAAAGAAAGGGTGAATTATATTCACAACAAAATctcaaagaagaaaaatatggaGGAATTGGACTCTTCAAATTTACCAGCAAAATCTGGAAGCCTAATTGGGTCAGGAAATTATTTTGTAGTAGTTGGGCTTGGTAGTCCAAAAAGAGACTTATCACTTATATTTGACACTGGTAGTGATCTCACATGGACTCAATGTCAACCTTGTGCTCGTTCTTGTTATAAGCAACAAGATGAAATTTATGATCCATCAAAGTCTACTTCATACCAAAATATCACTTGCACAACTTCTGAATGCACACAGCTTTCTACAGCTACAGGTATACTTTTACATTTTCGGTAACAATTTTTAGAATATTGTTTTTctacaatatattttaaaattcattcaaGGAATTGTGAAAAGAATTCCTTTTACTTCAATTGTGAAAATAATTCCTTTAATTGAAACACTCACACACTACACAACCACGTTTACACAaccacttttatttatttatagtgaataaatataaaataattttttattcatttttttgtgTTATGAAATTTcactttttttactaaaaaaaataaaattgttgacAATAAGATACCATTTATCCTGAGGTaatgaatgaaattatttaGCATAAATAGCACATGTGATCTCTTatcttaatttcagttaacgttttagtcttttattttctttcttttttttcggacttggtcctttattttagttttaaataataatttgatcttttatgttttaaaatgtcaacaatgttatcctttttttttttgcaaaaattcaaaaaattcatcaaaaatttcaataagacccataaaatttattatcatcctcaatataatgcaactttcatcaaattcaaacttaaatcttgaaataaactcatattttcatttctaacaacatcaaataaagaataaaaatatgagtttattaaaatatttgagttacgagtttgataaaatttgtattatattgaagaatataattaattttaagggttttgtttgaaaattttgatgaattttttaaatttttgtaaaaaaaaagataacattgttgtcattttaaaacataaaagatcaaattgtcacttaaaattaaaataaaagaccaaattaaaaagaaaaaaaaagataaatgactaaaacgttaactgaaattaaattaagggacgaCATATACTATTTAaccaattatttattaattaatccaCTAAAAAatagtacaatttttttttgaaaaccagtgttttatattatttttaaaatataatttttgtaatttgaaatcagtttttaaaagtaaaaaatattttttgttattcataaaaaaaaatatttacttgttTTGTTACAATATAAAATCTAATCTAATTCCAAAAAATCATTGTTACAGGAAACGAGCCAGGTTGTGCTAAATTAACAAATGCATGTATTTATGGCATTCAATATGGCGACCAATCTTTTTCAGTTGGATATTTCGGCCGTGAACGGCTAACTGTAACGGCAAAAGACAGCGTCGACGGTTTCTTATTCGGTTGTGGCCAAAACAACCAAGGCTTATTCGGAGGCTCCGCCGGGCTTTTAGGCCTTGGTCGTCACCCAATCTCCTTTGTCCAACAAACCTCTCTCAAATACCACAAAACTTTCTCTTACTGTCTTCCCTCAACTTCTAGTGCTATTGGTCACCTTACATTCGGTGCAACTAGTAATAATTATGTTAAATACACCCCCTTTTCTACTACTGGTAGCAATTCCTTCTATGGCCTCGACATTGTTGGAATAACCGTTGCTGGAACCAAGCTTCCAATCTCATCTTCTATCTTTTCCACCGGCGGTGCCATCATTGACTCTGGCACCGTCATTACACGGTTGCCGCCAACCGCTTACTCTGTACTTCGAGATGCCTTCAAAAAAGGCATGTTGAAGTATCCACCTGCTTCGGCGCTTTCTCTTTTGGATACATGTTATGATCTTAGTGGGAGCAAGGTGGTGTCCGTTCCAAAGATTAGTTTTACGTTTGGCGGTGATGTCACGGTGGATCTCGCCGCGTCGGGGATACTTTATGTGGCGAGTGTGAAGCAAGTTTGTTTAGCATTTGCGGCTAATGGAGATGATAGTGATTTGACTATCTTTGGGAATGTGCAACAAAGAACCTTAGAGGTTGTTTATGATGTTGGTGGTGGGAAAATTGGGTTTGGTTATGGTGGTTGCAAGTGATCAAATTAGTTAGTTTTGATTTATAGATATAACCAATTAACTAATCAAGCAAAatgaaaaatacattaaaattattgtatttttagtttttgatttgTTATGGTTATAGTTTAGTCGATGTGTTCCTATAAGAATTTCTCTTGATCAAATGATCAATTATATAATCATATATGTTTTGGGCTAGTTAGGGGGATGGAAATCTTAATTAGCCCTAGTATTTGTTACTTATTAGTGTTGTTGCAAACTTGTACTAAATAATCATGTGGGTTGATatagaaagaaaatgaaagggAAAAATAAATGGGAAAATTGTGTTATATAGTGGTTGAAGAAGACTTTAAGGGCAAAAGTGATAAGGTGTAAAATATATAGATTGAAGGGACTATGTATTGATGACTTTAAGATGTGTAATTTCTGGCAATGTTTCTTAGATGTGTAATATGAAACAAATGTAAAGTTGCTCCTTTCATTAAAGGTTTGTTGAATTAAACAAGAACttgttttgaattattttttgttttactatgttttttagttaacttgaattaattttattaataataatgtcaATTTCAGTATTACTGTATACAAATTTTAGCCTCCTTTTATGAAGAGGTGCAAAAAGCAGATAATATCATTTgcttgaaatatttaaaatttattaaagataaaatcAGGATTTAAGATGCTTTGTGAAGAGTAGGAGGATAATTTCGGTGGTAGAAAGCATATTTTTCCGAAAGTGAGATGTTAGAGAGTCTATAAGTTGCAACTTTCCGAATTTGGGCCTCAAGATATAAATTTGTACATGCCAATAATTATGGGTTCTTTGTCACATCAATTGATCAGTTTATTTTCGATGGGAACAAAATAGCATAACTAATGGAGAAATGAAATTGTTtactgtgattttttttttttaaaggaacgGTAATCAAATCTGtaacacaaataaatatttaaatctatATAACTGCAacaagttaataaataaataactaatattaaaaacaaaactaatCGTACATGTGTGGAAGTAATAATTATtgacttaaataaaaaatgtgttaaaaagagaaaaagtatAGAAGAGAGAGTTATTTTCAACAAAGATTCGTTTCAGATAACATATTCAATCTTTATGGTTGATGGTCTATAACTTGTCAAATGCATGACTCTTGCCGAAGTTCTTCACTTTCTTTAATCCAATTGCCATTGTTGATAATCACATGTTTTATCTTTTCATTGTCACTTGTTTAAGTCACTTGTCGATGTATTTTCACATATCTTAGtataagaaatataaaaagGTTAACTTAATTAACTTAGAAATCTTTAAATGtgagaattttttaaatatcctctttaaaaatatattctaaaatatctcatttttaaattttttaggaaCAGAAAAAAGAGTCCagcttttttgacaaaattaaaggaaaaaaataatataatcataCTTTCAATGTTATTAATGTTAttatcaagttttttttttgttattgatgttatttagattttaaataaagaaatgttttttgttgttgtagtttttagtgttttattttttattttttattatggattcaatttttaaagttaGAATAGAGCTTTCAAATTGTTTAAGATTGTCCCGGTTAACATATACGATAAGTTAATCATTATACTATCATATCTGTCAAATTACATTCTTTTTTATTGCAAATATAAATTAGGTTAGAAACCCAtaggataaaataaaaaataaaaaattgcttAGTTACccttataaattaaaatttaaaaaacataaaccgtaaatctaataaaatatcaatataaattaaaacatgaagtttgattttaaattaagaaacaaaatattaattttaaaataatttgtataattttatcATAAGGGTAGGTTTGTTGTTTTCAATAATCtaataaattcaaaatcaattaaatttataatatttaaaataaaattataagtcaaatttataaaactatgaatactaatttgaatttttaaaacaaatatatttttctaacaagagccggtttattatttaattcataaatttatttagattatcTCACGTATAAAATGTAACTATTTAACTACACGTGATTcttttaaaaagattatttagGTGTATCAAcgaatatattaaattaaaaatatgtcattatttatttaattgtttatgtaatttttgccattttatacaattttaaaatatgataagttaacttgaaaaaacaatattatatcATAATGAGATTTGTAcggaaaatatattttgataaaataatgttattttagTTGTTATCATGTGttcatcatatatataaatgatagaATAACTATTATCATGTCTATATCATATTATATCTTTATTgtatcttatatttttatttatttagtttttcgTAAATTATATCCACCGGAAGTAATCTTATTCGAAACATGTTGAAAATTAAAAGTAGATAGCTCTCTCAACAGAGATTCAAACTCGAGTTTACTACGTTGTAGGCATCTAACCCCTTTCATTAGACTCAACCCACGttgagatttatttatttttagtaaaagatgcttatctcattttattgataataatgtATTTCACACAATGCGGTATCTCTACCATAACATGGAAACGAGGATGAAATATGACTGCTTTAGCAAGGGCATGAGCAACCTCATTCACTTATCTCTTAATAAACTCTATACGAGAGTTTctaaagaaagaagaaaaacttGATTTATGTAGTTCGATAATAACTCCAAATTCGTATCTATTAGGCACTGTTGAGTGGAAAGTATCAACTACCACTTTTGAATCCAACTGAAAGTCTACCAGTTCCAATTGCAGCTTGGATACCCATTTGATTGCTGAGAGCAAACCAAGAGCTTCACCTTCATGAACCGGACAATAATGTGCAACCACTCTGTTTTAGCTAGAACAAATTCTTccatattcatttttaataCACATGTCAATATCCACTTTATTAGTTTGAGCCTAAAAACAAGCATTGGCATTGCATTTCATTCTACACATCGCCGGTTTCGTCCATGAATCTACATTACTAGCGACTTGCACAactgctactcgattttgtGTAGATTTTACAACATTCTAATCATTGAGCAGATTAATAGCTCTAGTGAACACATAATGTTGGTTTTCGACAACATTg from Cicer arietinum cultivar CDC Frontier isolate Library 1 chromosome 5, Cicar.CDCFrontier_v2.0, whole genome shotgun sequence carries:
- the LOC101498706 gene encoding aspartyl protease family protein At5g10770-like, whose protein sequence is MEFVYKPLQGQKFGIGSYTIPFQMSPFLFVSLAILFFLCFLENNFAIQTHHDVHQYTHLVHINSLLPSSSCSSSNKGPKNKASLNVVHKHGPCSQLNNGKTKILPTHNDILNIDKERVNYIHNKISKKKNMEELDSSNLPAKSGSLIGSGNYFVVVGLGSPKRDLSLIFDTGSDLTWTQCQPCARSCYKQQDEIYDPSKSTSYQNITCTTSECTQLSTATGNEPGCAKLTNACIYGIQYGDQSFSVGYFGRERLTVTAKDSVDGFLFGCGQNNQGLFGGSAGLLGLGRHPISFVQQTSLKYHKTFSYCLPSTSSAIGHLTFGATSNNYVKYTPFSTTGSNSFYGLDIVGITVAGTKLPISSSIFSTGGAIIDSGTVITRLPPTAYSVLRDAFKKGMLKYPPASALSLLDTCYDLSGSKVVSVPKISFTFGGDVTVDLAASGILYVASVKQVCLAFAANGDDSDLTIFGNVQQRTLEVVYDVGGGKIGFGYGGCK